A window of the Deinococcus malanensis genome harbors these coding sequences:
- a CDS encoding GGDEF domain-containing protein, which produces MNKENAFTNRDSPLISTDLHRTVSITTPIIAFAFLAAIMSDIRTGQENSFDRLAHPLMFTVLLGLETLLLIRPRSYPFVTATMLLGSSAFFLSKLVALLFFPSPGMNVPAEFTESFVWIPGVYLLAFFTTRLDRARLSGRLFVLLFLLTSLAFAVRSWPVWDPVLLNALIQLNLANCTLFVLSGIVYRFAGHHVQTVAHAQTLEHLVYVDALTGLPNRRQLERTLQEATAASTDTHSTSFSLLSIDLDGFKGVNDSLGHEASDLVLKEVAGRLRGVCRARDVVVRISGDEFAAVLLESREYAAKLVAFRFLESLTRPVHVAGRYRSVPAWESACSPTTEGTRRPCCVTRTGPCTTSSRTGNGRCSSSPRLLPFLAHATTDPAREVGAVPCSYGASRASRACSRWRLS; this is translated from the coding sequence GTGAATAAGGAAAATGCCTTCACGAACCGGGATTCACCGCTTATTTCCACCGATCTTCACCGGACGGTGTCTATCACGACCCCGATCATCGCCTTCGCTTTTCTTGCCGCCATCATGTCCGATATCCGTACCGGGCAGGAAAATTCTTTCGACCGCCTGGCCCACCCGCTGATGTTTACCGTGCTTCTGGGCCTCGAGACTCTTCTCCTGATCCGGCCCCGCTCCTATCCTTTCGTGACGGCTACGATGCTGCTGGGCAGCAGCGCTTTTTTCCTCAGCAAGCTGGTTGCCCTGCTGTTCTTCCCCAGTCCTGGCATGAATGTGCCCGCAGAATTTACCGAGTCCTTTGTCTGGATTCCCGGGGTGTACCTGCTGGCCTTTTTCACTACCCGCCTCGACCGGGCCCGCCTGAGCGGCCGTCTGTTCGTGTTGCTGTTCCTGCTGACGTCCCTGGCGTTCGCGGTCAGGAGCTGGCCGGTGTGGGATCCGGTGCTGCTGAATGCCCTGATTCAGCTGAACCTGGCGAACTGCACCCTGTTTGTCCTGTCCGGAATCGTGTACCGCTTTGCCGGTCATCACGTACAGACGGTGGCCCACGCGCAGACTCTAGAACATCTGGTGTACGTCGACGCCCTGACTGGTCTGCCCAACCGCCGTCAGCTGGAACGCACCCTTCAGGAGGCGACAGCCGCCTCCACAGACACCCACTCCACCAGTTTCAGCCTGCTGAGCATTGACCTTGACGGCTTCAAAGGCGTCAACGACAGTCTTGGCCACGAAGCGAGTGACCTTGTGCTCAAGGAAGTTGCCGGCCGGCTTCGCGGCGTGTGCCGGGCCCGGGATGTGGTGGTGCGGATCAGTGGAGATGAGTTTGCAGCGGTCCTGCTGGAGAGCAGGGAATACGCAGCCAAGCTGGTGGCATTCAGATTTCTGGAATCGCTGACACGCCCGGTTCACGTGGCCGGCCGGTACAGGTCAGTGCCAGCGTGGGAATCAGCATGTTCCCCCACGACGGAAGGGACGCGCAGACCCTGCTGCGTCACGCGGACCGGGCCATGTACCACGTCAAGCAGAACGGGAAACGGGCGGTGCAGTTCTTCGCCACGACTCCTGCCGTTTCTGGCACACGCCACGACTGACCCGGCACGTGAAGTCGGCGCGGTGCCTTGCAGTTACGGCGCTTCTAGGGCCAGCCGGGCCTGCTCCAGATGGCGCCTTTCCTGA
- a CDS encoding response regulator, which translates to MNPAFPLLLVEGNRTDRLLLHKALSKCGYALDAVICASAEEALHYLETAPLPSMVIASVALPDMDSEAFLQRLDLHPQWRSLPVVLWGRRSELQSHSGHRQLLTGLSLPVIEKGETLGEYISGLSELVNECMPQRLSA; encoded by the coding sequence ATGAACCCTGCCTTCCCGCTTCTTCTTGTTGAGGGCAACAGGACCGACCGGCTCCTGCTGCATAAAGCCCTCAGCAAGTGTGGCTACGCGCTGGATGCGGTGATCTGTGCATCTGCCGAGGAAGCTCTGCATTACCTGGAGACCGCTCCGCTGCCATCCATGGTGATCGCCTCGGTTGCCCTGCCCGATATGGACAGTGAAGCATTCCTGCAGCGGCTGGACCTGCATCCCCAGTGGCGTTCGCTGCCTGTGGTGCTGTGGGGCCGCCGCAGTGAGCTGCAGTCGCATTCCGGCCACCGCCAGCTGTTGACGGGGCTCAGCCTACCGGTGATCGAAAAGGGTGAAACCCTGGGCGAGTACATCAGCGGCCTGTCCGAACTGGTCAACGAGTGCATGCCACAGCGCCTTTCGGCCTGA
- a CDS encoding EAL domain-containing protein, giving the protein MALSRANTVYQEAFEALPSTLAILDQDGVILDVNAAWTSFGEANGLRMPNAAVGVNYLEICDASMLPEAQAVAQGIRSVMQGHRRVYTHVYPCHAPEERRWFQMRVTAFGEERRAVIIHEDISNCKQAEDHLRDQVEFTQGLLTNSPDCIQVLSLDGEVLWVNDRGCQMLAAAGDRPFDAVTGSGLWSHDSRPEIDRAMERVRQGEKAHVQATSLTSQGVSLFWDIVMTPLRNTDGVPAQILLTARDLTDLREAQQQATRKATHMTSILSRIEEAFFAIDTEWRLTYLNPSAERLVQRPAAELIGHVIWDLFPDAMDSEFHQLARAAIESQGKGEFETHYAPLNVWLRLKIYAHSGGLTVLMQNISATKAEEQAQQDRNAILEMTVQGRPLPDILHQVALMVEAQAPEHVCAVLLRHRGRLSVYAAPSLKAELRLALNGVAEQEGFCGSAVLGGDPVTVEDFATDPSSTGWRVVLAPYELRACVSLPIKDGRQTVLGAITLFAKAPGTFAQEVLRALDKARHLAAVAIEHHHLAEQLRYQAQHDTLTGLANRQLFEEALHRALDAARHVEGELGVLFIDVDNFKSVNDSLGHEAGDQVLQEIARRLRQCVQHGDTVARISGDEFTMILPFAAEADALEVARRITEALSHPFQVLDREIRVSASIGITLTPEGGGDPETLHRSADLAMYHAKTRKTNFAVFRSEMNRRAYERFQLSSFLRQAAEHNSFELHYQPQVRLSDGLQTGVEALVRWHHHELGPVSPERFIPMAEETGLIESIGTWVLGEACRQGVVWQSQGHPRLRVAVNVSALQFERKNFVETVARCLQETGFPAEQLELELTERVVMRQVEESVWRMRQLRDLGVWISVDDFGTGYSSLSYLPRLPINILKIDRSFVSGLSETSPTYPVVQAILGLARSLNLEAIAEGIETTDELRVLRQLGCDLGQGHLFGRAQPASSTQF; this is encoded by the coding sequence ATGGCTCTGAGTCGTGCGAATACGGTGTACCAGGAGGCCTTTGAGGCTCTACCCTCCACTCTGGCGATCCTTGACCAGGACGGCGTCATCCTGGATGTCAATGCCGCCTGGACCAGCTTTGGCGAGGCGAATGGACTGAGGATGCCCAATGCTGCGGTGGGCGTGAACTACCTGGAGATCTGCGACGCCAGCATGCTGCCCGAAGCGCAGGCTGTGGCACAGGGCATCCGGAGTGTTATGCAGGGGCACCGCCGTGTGTACACGCATGTGTACCCCTGTCATGCGCCTGAGGAGCGCCGATGGTTCCAGATGCGGGTCACGGCCTTCGGCGAGGAACGCCGCGCTGTGATCATCCACGAGGACATCAGCAACTGCAAGCAGGCGGAGGACCACCTGCGTGACCAAGTGGAGTTCACCCAGGGCCTTCTGACCAACAGCCCGGACTGCATTCAGGTGCTGAGCCTTGACGGAGAAGTGCTGTGGGTGAATGACCGTGGCTGTCAGATGCTGGCGGCCGCGGGGGACCGGCCGTTTGACGCCGTGACAGGGTCAGGCCTCTGGTCCCACGACTCCCGGCCTGAGATAGATCGGGCCATGGAGCGCGTCCGGCAAGGAGAGAAGGCACACGTCCAGGCCACCAGCCTGACCTCACAGGGTGTCAGCCTCTTCTGGGACATCGTCATGACCCCCCTGCGGAACACTGACGGAGTACCGGCACAGATTCTGCTGACAGCGCGGGACCTGACCGATCTGCGGGAGGCGCAGCAGCAGGCCACACGCAAGGCCACGCACATGACCTCCATTCTTTCCAGGATCGAGGAAGCATTCTTTGCCATAGACACCGAGTGGCGGCTGACCTACCTCAATCCGTCGGCAGAGCGGCTGGTCCAGCGGCCGGCTGCGGAGCTGATCGGGCACGTTATCTGGGATCTGTTTCCAGACGCTATGGACAGTGAGTTTCATCAGCTGGCCAGGGCGGCCATCGAGTCGCAAGGCAAGGGAGAATTCGAAACGCACTACGCCCCGTTGAACGTGTGGCTGAGGCTCAAAATCTATGCCCACTCCGGCGGTCTCACGGTGCTGATGCAGAATATCTCCGCCACAAAGGCCGAGGAACAGGCTCAGCAGGACCGCAACGCCATCCTGGAGATGACAGTGCAGGGCAGACCTTTACCGGACATCCTTCATCAGGTTGCGCTGATGGTCGAAGCCCAGGCACCGGAGCATGTGTGCGCGGTGCTGCTGCGGCACCGCGGCAGATTGTCAGTCTATGCCGCGCCCAGCCTGAAGGCCGAACTGCGTCTGGCCCTGAACGGTGTCGCCGAACAGGAGGGATTCTGTGGGTCCGCAGTGCTGGGCGGAGACCCCGTGACCGTGGAGGACTTCGCTACTGACCCGTCGTCTACCGGGTGGCGTGTCGTCCTGGCGCCGTATGAACTGCGTGCCTGCGTGTCACTTCCGATCAAGGACGGGCGCCAGACGGTGCTGGGAGCCATCACCCTGTTTGCGAAGGCTCCCGGGACCTTTGCTCAGGAAGTCCTGCGGGCACTGGACAAGGCGCGCCACCTCGCGGCGGTCGCCATCGAACATCATCATCTGGCCGAGCAGCTCAGGTACCAGGCGCAGCACGACACGCTGACCGGGCTGGCCAACCGGCAGCTGTTCGAAGAGGCCCTTCACCGGGCTCTGGATGCGGCGCGGCACGTCGAAGGCGAGCTCGGCGTGCTGTTTATCGACGTCGATAACTTCAAAAGCGTGAATGACAGCCTTGGGCACGAGGCGGGTGACCAGGTCCTGCAGGAAATTGCCCGGCGCCTTAGGCAGTGTGTTCAGCACGGCGACACCGTGGCGCGCATCAGCGGCGACGAATTCACCATGATTCTCCCGTTTGCGGCGGAAGCAGACGCCCTGGAGGTGGCCCGGCGCATCACGGAGGCACTTTCGCATCCGTTTCAGGTGCTTGACCGGGAAATCCGGGTCAGTGCTTCGATCGGCATCACGCTGACTCCGGAAGGAGGCGGCGACCCCGAGACGCTGCACCGAAGCGCTGACCTGGCGATGTACCATGCCAAAACCCGCAAAACGAACTTTGCTGTCTTTCGCAGCGAGATGAACCGGCGGGCCTACGAGCGCTTCCAGCTTTCCTCGTTTCTGCGGCAGGCGGCCGAGCACAACAGTTTCGAGCTGCACTATCAGCCACAGGTCCGGCTGAGTGACGGTCTCCAGACCGGCGTCGAGGCCCTCGTCCGGTGGCATCACCACGAGCTCGGCCCGGTTTCGCCGGAGCGCTTTATTCCGATGGCCGAGGAAACCGGCCTGATCGAGTCCATCGGAACCTGGGTGCTTGGGGAGGCGTGCCGGCAGGGCGTCGTCTGGCAATCCCAGGGGCATCCGCGGCTCCGGGTTGCGGTTAATGTCTCCGCCCTGCAGTTTGAACGCAAAAACTTCGTCGAGACGGTGGCCCGGTGCCTGCAGGAGACCGGGTTCCCCGCAGAACAGCTTGAGCTGGAACTGACCGAACGGGTCGTGATGCGGCAGGTAGAAGAATCGGTGTGGCGAATGCGCCAGCTCCGCGACCTGGGCGTGTGGATCTCAGTCGACGATTTTGGAACCGGCTATTCAAGCCTCAGCTACCTGCCGCGGCTGCCCATCAACATCCTGAAGATTGACCGGTCATTCGTATCGGGTCTGAGTGAGACGTCGCCCACGTATCCCGTCGTTCAGGCCATTCTTGGCCTCGCACGCAGCCTGAACCTGGAGGCCATCGCCGAAGGCATCGAAACGACGGACGAGCTGCGTGTGCTCCGGCAGCTGGGCTGTGATCTGGGCCAGGGGCATCTGTTCGGCAGGGCGCAGCCTGCCAGCAGCACCCAGTTCTGA
- a CDS encoding GNAT family N-acetyltransferase: MSAPVHIRVRRVTDSSDPALAAFGQIQERSYYAPDMLIPPAAFPHMVAAGRRGERRDRILVAEDGHGRVLGGTVYHLLPEAAFSSFLAVSPEWRGQGVSRALHAVRLHEVRDSGLGGLFADSVFAGRQPAEDREAEARTGTDAVIRRRALHALGYRTVDVPYWQPVGGPDGGPLADLDLLYQPLDGAGTVQTALAASTLRHYWSTWLGASRARQEAEALAERAGTYTLRLLPAVETPGYWQVPDTQRHLR, from the coding sequence ATGTCCGCGCCTGTGCACATCCGGGTTCGCCGCGTCACCGATTCCTCCGACCCGGCGCTGGCGGCGTTCGGTCAAATCCAGGAACGGAGCTACTACGCCCCAGACATGCTGATTCCTCCAGCTGCGTTTCCACATATGGTGGCGGCCGGCCGGAGGGGGGAGCGCCGGGACCGCATCCTGGTGGCCGAGGACGGGCACGGGCGGGTGCTGGGGGGTACGGTGTACCACCTGCTGCCCGAGGCGGCCTTCAGTTCCTTCCTGGCCGTTTCCCCTGAGTGGAGGGGCCAGGGTGTCAGCCGGGCCCTGCATGCTGTCCGGCTTCACGAGGTCCGCGACTCAGGCCTGGGTGGGCTGTTTGCCGACAGCGTCTTTGCCGGCCGGCAGCCGGCAGAGGACCGCGAAGCCGAGGCACGGACCGGCACTGACGCGGTGATCCGTCGGCGGGCGCTGCATGCTCTGGGTTACCGAACTGTGGATGTGCCGTACTGGCAACCTGTCGGCGGCCCGGACGGCGGTCCCCTGGCCGATCTGGACCTCCTGTATCAACCGCTGGACGGCGCCGGAACAGTGCAGACCGCGCTGGCGGCCTCCACCCTGCGCCATTACTGGAGCACATGGCTGGGAGCGTCCCGGGCCCGTCAGGAAGCCGAGGCTCTGGCCGAACGTGCCGGAACCTATACACTACGCCTGCTTCCTGCCGTCGAAACTCCAGGTTACTGGCAAGTACCGGACACACAGCGCCACCTGCGCTGA
- a CDS encoding GAF domain-containing protein — translation MTSSYALTPPLVQLLDATADAVFTLDAAGFFSYANRNAAAMVNLTPAEIVGRHLEQDFPDAFSRRWPAESRAAIAEQRPVEYDAFSPSLGTWVRVHIVPTPEGLAVQLRDVTFVKRTEVLQQLTAELNRVSTPGQVGRVLLEQAVSSAGAYMGALVVPSADGAFLELQDDVGYTPELRERFARFSLDLDIPPCGAVRQGRAVFVSGTEFDEQYPGSVAVRADRTRSLAALPLFIEGKLWGVLALSFEEARRFRPAEQEFLLSLVEQCSQAVGRTQAEEGWRVSQTQLRVMLEAAGIGYWELDSQTQMVWRSVRHDTIFGYPDGHPDWTYTCFLEHVLPDDRKRVDQTYQSALALGQPWDFECRVRRADGEVRWIWGHGLALGDHDLKRGHMLGLVQDITGRKQVEEQLRTQADTLAALNRIGQALSAELELGALVQAVTDAGVELTGAQFGAFFYNTTDRNQETHTLYALSGAPREAFAGYPLPRTTAIFGPTFRGEGVIRVDDITQDARYGQNAPYHGMPAGHLPVRSYLAVPVVARTGEVLGGLFFGHGTPGIFTERAERVSLGLAAQTAVALDNARLYQQLQNSHSDLEARVEERTEQLRAQAAELQRSNQELEQFAYIASHDLQAPIRAVTSFAGLLESRYSAQLDERGQKYLTQIVSSGLHMKRLVDDLLAFSRIHTTQHSLEPTDTQAVFGEVAARLAQDESLTTPQMTFDPLPVVLADSRQFDQLLQNLMTNALKYRREGVIPSVHVSAVRDGDLWRFAVRDNGIGIAPEYFGRIFEIFQRLHGQEQYKGTGIGLAVCKKIVERHGGQIWLESTVGQGTTFFFTLRAA, via the coding sequence ATGACCTCTTCTTATGCCCTGACCCCTCCCCTGGTCCAGCTGCTGGACGCCACCGCCGACGCGGTCTTCACCCTGGACGCAGCCGGCTTTTTCAGCTATGCCAACCGCAACGCGGCCGCCATGGTGAATCTGACACCAGCTGAAATCGTGGGCAGGCACCTGGAGCAGGATTTCCCGGACGCCTTCAGCCGGCGGTGGCCAGCCGAAAGCCGCGCGGCCATCGCTGAGCAGCGCCCGGTCGAATACGACGCCTTCAGCCCGTCACTGGGTACCTGGGTCCGGGTGCATATCGTGCCGACTCCAGAAGGGCTGGCCGTGCAGCTGCGTGACGTGACCTTCGTCAAACGCACGGAGGTTCTGCAGCAGCTGACCGCAGAGCTTAACCGGGTCTCGACCCCGGGGCAAGTGGGCCGTGTGCTGCTGGAACAGGCAGTGTCGTCTGCCGGCGCCTATATGGGTGCGCTGGTCGTGCCCAGCGCCGACGGTGCTTTTCTCGAGCTGCAGGACGATGTCGGCTATACGCCGGAACTGCGCGAGCGCTTCGCCCGGTTTTCGCTGGACCTCGACATCCCGCCCTGCGGCGCCGTCCGGCAGGGCCGCGCCGTCTTTGTCAGCGGCACCGAGTTCGACGAGCAGTATCCCGGATCAGTCGCTGTGCGGGCCGACCGGACACGCAGCCTCGCCGCGCTGCCGCTTTTCATTGAAGGAAAGCTCTGGGGGGTCCTGGCCCTCAGCTTCGAGGAGGCGCGCCGATTCCGCCCCGCAGAGCAGGAATTCCTGCTGAGTCTGGTGGAGCAGTGCTCTCAGGCGGTCGGGCGGACCCAGGCGGAAGAAGGCTGGCGCGTGAGCCAGACACAGCTGAGGGTGATGCTGGAAGCCGCCGGGATCGGTTACTGGGAGCTGGATTCACAGACCCAGATGGTCTGGCGCTCGGTCCGGCACGATACGATTTTCGGCTACCCGGACGGACACCCGGATTGGACCTACACCTGCTTCCTGGAGCATGTGCTGCCCGACGACCGGAAACGGGTGGACCAGACCTATCAGTCGGCGCTGGCCCTCGGACAGCCCTGGGACTTCGAGTGTCGTGTGCGCCGCGCAGACGGCGAGGTCCGCTGGATCTGGGGCCACGGCCTTGCGCTGGGTGACCACGACCTGAAGCGGGGGCACATGCTGGGGTTGGTGCAGGACATCACCGGCCGTAAGCAGGTCGAAGAACAGCTGCGCACCCAGGCCGATACCCTGGCCGCCCTCAACCGGATCGGACAGGCCCTGTCTGCCGAACTGGAGTTGGGCGCCCTGGTACAGGCTGTGACCGATGCCGGGGTGGAACTGACCGGCGCGCAATTCGGGGCGTTTTTCTACAACACCACTGACCGGAATCAGGAGACCCACACGCTGTATGCGTTGTCCGGTGCTCCGCGGGAAGCCTTCGCGGGATATCCGCTGCCGCGCACCACCGCCATCTTCGGCCCGACTTTCCGGGGTGAGGGCGTGATCCGCGTCGACGACATTACCCAGGACGCCCGGTACGGTCAGAATGCCCCATACCATGGCATGCCGGCCGGTCATCTGCCGGTGCGCAGTTACCTTGCGGTTCCGGTCGTCGCGCGGACCGGTGAAGTGCTGGGTGGCTTGTTTTTCGGCCACGGCACGCCAGGGATCTTTACCGAACGCGCCGAACGGGTCTCCCTGGGGCTGGCTGCGCAGACGGCCGTGGCGCTCGACAACGCCCGCCTGTACCAGCAGCTCCAGAACAGTCACAGCGACCTTGAGGCGCGGGTGGAAGAGCGCACTGAGCAGCTCCGGGCACAGGCCGCCGAGTTGCAGCGCAGCAATCAGGAACTGGAGCAGTTCGCCTACATCGCTTCGCATGACCTGCAGGCCCCGATCCGGGCGGTCACCAGCTTTGCGGGACTGCTTGAAAGCAGGTACAGCGCACAGCTTGACGAGCGCGGTCAGAAATACCTGACCCAGATCGTGTCCAGCGGCCTGCATATGAAACGTCTGGTGGACGACCTGCTGGCCTTTTCCCGGATTCATACCACGCAGCACAGCCTGGAACCGACCGACACCCAGGCGGTCTTCGGGGAGGTGGCCGCGAGGCTGGCGCAGGATGAAAGCCTGACGACCCCACAGATGACGTTCGATCCGCTGCCTGTGGTGCTGGCCGACTCCCGCCAGTTTGATCAGCTGCTGCAGAACCTGATGACCAACGCGCTGAAATACCGTCGTGAAGGGGTGATCCCCAGTGTTCACGTATCTGCGGTGCGCGACGGCGACCTGTGGCGCTTCGCCGTTCGGGACAACGGAATAGGTATTGCGCCGGAGTACTTTGGCCGCATCTTCGAGATTTTTCAGCGACTGCATGGGCAGGAGCAGTACAAGGGGACCGGCATCGGTCTGGCCGTCTGCAAGAAGATCGTCGAGCGGCATGGTGGCCAGATCTGGCTGGAATCGACGGTCGGGCAGGGCACCACGTTCTTCTTTACCCTGCGCGCGGCGTGA
- a CDS encoding FAD-binding dehydrogenase, with protein MQTQHADVIVVGAGLAGLVAAAELADAGKSVLILDQEGEQHLGGQAYWSLGGLFFVNSPEQRRLGIRDSRELASSDWMATAAFDRPEDHWPRQWAQAYIDFASGEKRAWLHAMGMRWFPAVGWAERGAAGASGPGNSVPRFHITWGTGPGVQEPFERRVRKHAATGRIRFGFRHRVRGLSITNGTVHGVLGDILEPSHVARGESSSRVVVGDFDLHAQAVLVASGGIGGNHGLVRRYWPQDRMGPAPAFMVSGVAQHVDGALQQVVKDAGGHLINPDRMWHYTEGLRNWNPVWPQHGIRILPGPSSLWLDPGGRRLPFPHIPGASSLDTLAHITRHGYTHTWFVLNRAIIKKEFALSGSEQNPDLTGRSVRQTLKRAGRQVQVPVQAFMDQGADFVVRDSLRELVRGMNELAGDSQVDFATVEREVLARDLQVRNVAGKDPQLAIMRGARAILSERLIRVARPAPLLDPADGPLIAVRLNVLTRKSLGGLETDLQGRVLREGGEPMPGLYAAGEVSGFGGGGQHGYRALEGTFLGGCLFSGRVAGRSVAAAVD; from the coding sequence ATGCAGACACAACACGCTGACGTCATCGTCGTGGGCGCTGGACTGGCCGGTCTGGTCGCTGCGGCCGAGCTGGCCGACGCCGGAAAATCGGTCCTGATTCTCGATCAGGAGGGCGAACAGCATCTGGGTGGACAGGCCTACTGGTCGCTGGGTGGCCTTTTTTTCGTGAACTCGCCGGAGCAGCGCCGTCTGGGCATCCGCGACTCGCGTGAACTCGCCAGCAGCGATTGGATGGCCACCGCTGCCTTTGACCGGCCCGAGGACCACTGGCCCCGGCAATGGGCACAGGCTTACATCGATTTTGCCTCCGGTGAGAAGCGGGCGTGGCTGCACGCCATGGGGATGCGCTGGTTCCCGGCGGTTGGCTGGGCCGAGCGCGGTGCGGCCGGGGCCAGTGGTCCCGGCAACAGCGTGCCCCGGTTTCATATCACCTGGGGCACCGGACCCGGAGTCCAGGAGCCCTTTGAACGGCGGGTACGCAAGCATGCAGCAACCGGGCGCATCCGGTTTGGCTTCCGGCACCGCGTGCGTGGGCTGAGTATCACGAATGGAACGGTGCACGGCGTGCTTGGAGATATCCTCGAACCGTCGCACGTTGCGCGTGGCGAAAGCAGTTCCCGGGTGGTGGTGGGAGACTTCGACCTGCATGCCCAGGCGGTCCTCGTGGCGTCCGGCGGCATCGGGGGAAATCATGGTCTGGTTCGCCGTTACTGGCCACAGGACCGGATGGGTCCGGCCCCGGCATTTATGGTTTCGGGAGTGGCGCAGCATGTTGACGGCGCCTTGCAGCAGGTAGTCAAGGACGCAGGCGGCCACCTGATCAATCCTGACCGCATGTGGCACTACACCGAAGGCCTGCGCAACTGGAACCCGGTCTGGCCGCAGCACGGCATCCGGATCCTGCCTGGCCCGAGCAGCCTGTGGCTCGACCCGGGCGGGCGGCGCCTGCCGTTTCCCCACATCCCGGGCGCAAGTTCCCTTGACACCCTGGCGCATATCACACGGCATGGATATACACACACCTGGTTTGTGCTCAACCGCGCCATCATCAAAAAGGAGTTCGCGCTGTCAGGGTCCGAACAGAATCCGGATCTGACCGGCCGTAGTGTTCGTCAGACCCTGAAACGGGCAGGCAGGCAGGTACAGGTTCCGGTTCAGGCATTTATGGATCAGGGTGCGGATTTCGTGGTGCGGGACAGCCTGCGAGAACTGGTCCGGGGCATGAACGAGCTGGCCGGGGATAGCCAGGTGGACTTTGCAACCGTGGAACGTGAAGTGCTCGCCCGTGACCTGCAGGTCCGGAACGTGGCCGGCAAGGACCCACAGCTTGCGATTATGCGTGGCGCCCGGGCAATCCTCAGTGAGCGGCTGATCCGGGTGGCCAGGCCCGCGCCGCTGCTCGACCCTGCGGACGGACCCCTGATCGCCGTGAGACTCAACGTGCTGACCCGCAAGTCTCTGGGCGGGCTCGAAACGGACCTTCAGGGCCGGGTTCTGCGCGAGGGCGGCGAGCCGATGCCGGGTCTCTATGCCGCAGGCGAGGTCTCAGGATTCGGAGGCGGTGGCCAGCACGGCTACCGCGCGCTGGAGGGCACCTTCCTGGGCGGTTGCCTGTTCAGCGGCCGGGTGGCGGGCCGCAGCGTCGCGGCCGCCGTGGACTGA
- the modA gene encoding molybdate ABC transporter substrate-binding protein, which translates to MFKPVLIAALLALTFGGVRAETAQIAAASDLKFALDDLVARYREAYPRADPVQISYGSSGNFAAQIQNGAPFTMFLSADSSYARKLEDAGLTVRGTRRDYAIGRLVIWVPRGSSVDVARLGPAALNDPRVRKIAIANPAHAPYGQAALSLLRTYKLEPTLKGKFVLAENIAQAAQFASTAADAGILAYSLVKAPSFAALRGHYWLAPLGSHQRLQQQMVIIKNGENTRRFWSFILSPQARAVFKRYGFVLPREQ; encoded by the coding sequence ATGTTCAAGCCTGTTCTGATCGCCGCCCTGCTCGCCCTGACCTTCGGTGGGGTCCGGGCTGAAACGGCTCAGATTGCTGCCGCATCCGACCTGAAGTTCGCGCTGGATGACCTGGTGGCCCGCTACCGCGAGGCGTATCCCAGGGCAGATCCGGTCCAGATCTCGTATGGCAGCAGCGGCAACTTTGCGGCCCAGATACAGAACGGTGCGCCGTTCACCATGTTCCTGAGTGCGGACAGCAGCTATGCCAGGAAGCTGGAGGACGCTGGCCTGACCGTGCGGGGAACCCGCCGGGATTACGCCATCGGCCGTCTGGTGATCTGGGTCCCCAGGGGCAGTTCCGTTGACGTGGCCCGGCTGGGCCCGGCCGCACTGAATGATCCCCGGGTCCGCAAAATTGCCATCGCCAACCCGGCCCACGCTCCGTACGGTCAGGCGGCCCTGTCACTGCTCAGGACCTACAAGCTGGAGCCTACGCTGAAGGGAAAATTTGTGCTGGCCGAAAATATTGCGCAGGCCGCGCAGTTCGCGTCCACGGCTGCCGATGCGGGCATTCTTGCGTACAGTCTGGTGAAAGCGCCCAGCTTCGCGGCGCTGAGGGGGCACTATTGGCTGGCTCCCCTGGGCTCGCACCAGCGCCTGCAGCAGCAGATGGTGATCATCAAAAACGGGGAAAACACGCGGCGTTTCTGGAGCTTTATCCTGAGTCCGCAAGCCAGGGCAGTTTTCAAACGCTACGGCTTTGTCCTGCCGCGGGAGCAGTAG